The sequence below is a genomic window from Methanobacteriaceae archaeon.
AACTATAATTGACATGGTCTTTAATGGTCATAAAATTCCTCTTAAACTCTCTTTGGGGATAAATAATAACTTCTTCATATTCACAGAACAATTCTGGATGATACAACATCACTTTCCTACCACTGGGAACACCCTGACTGGCCCTCATCTTGTCACCTCATAATCTTTTTTTGGGGTGAAATACTATGGTGGTAGTAGTGATAGGGATTTAGGTAGAGAGCACAAGAAAAGTAATGCAATATTATTTTACTGAACAACTCAACATATTCCATAAGGTGTTAGAGAACACATTACATAAAGATGGTTTACAAGTTATCAGAGATTTACTTTTTATGAGAAATCTAAAGTCTCAAAAATCTAAAAATCTAAGGTCTAAGAAACCTAAAAAAATTATATGATTATATAAATTCTGATAGGGAGAATAGATGAAGATTATTAAAATAAATGCAGAGATTCCAGAGAAGGAAAAAATAGAAAAAGTCCTGGATGTACTGAGAGTTGGTGGAACAGTTGTTTACCCCACCGACACAGTGTACGGTTTAGGAGCTAACATATTCAGCCACAAGGCAGTTTTAAATGTTTACCAGATGAAAAAAAGGTCACAGGACAAGCCAGTTTCTGTTTGTCTTGCCAGTGTTGAGGATATTTGGAAAATAGCCCTTGTTAATGGAAAGATGAGAGGTTTTATACAGAAGATCCTCCCTGGACCCTACACTCTTATTTTAAACAAGAAGGAACATGTTCCCTTACAGATCACTGGAGGAACAGATAAAGTAGGTATTAGAATACCAGATAATAATATTTGCAGGGAACTATCCAGGGAATTTCCCATCACCACCACCAGTGCTAACCTTTCAGGTAATCCTTCCCCTGTATCAGCCCAGGAAGCACACAGGGAACTTGATGATCATCCGGATATCATCATTGACTCCGGCCCCTCTCCTGGTGGGCTGCCCTCTACTGTGGTGGATCTTACAGCCACCCCCCCACGCATATTAAGGGAAGGAGCAGGCATGGAAAAACTGTTTAGATGTATAAATAAGAACTTATAAATTTAAAAGTAAATAGCATTAATATAAAATCGATATAAAATGAGGATTGCATGTCAAAAATTCTATCTAACATGAAAGAAAAGGGCAAAATACCCACATCTTCCCCTATCGATTCTCTCATTGGCGGTGGGGTTGAAAAAGGTTGCATCACACAATTTTACGGACCTCCAGGATCTGGCAAGACCAACATAGCCCTGAACCTCCTGGTTCAAAATGCAAAGAGTGGTAAAAACGGAATATTCGTGGACACAGAGGGTGGTCTGTCCATAGAACGAGTTAAACAGATATCTGGCACGGATTTCAGCTCCCTAGCATCTAACATAATAGTATTCGAACCATCCACCTTCACAGAACAGGACACAGTCCTCCGCAGAATTGAAAAAATGGTAGAATCAGGAGAACCAGTTGAACTTATCATCCTGGACTCTGCTGTAGCCCTTTACAGGGTTCGTGACGGTGATTCATCCCAGATTAACCTGGAACTGGGAAGACAGATGGGAATACTCACCAGAATTGCTCGAAAACATGACATAGCAGTGGTGATCACCAACCAGGTATACGCCAGTTTTGAAGGTGAAGGGATGGTAGAACCTGTGGGAGGTACTATTTTAAAATACCGCAGCAAAATTATGGTTGAATTGGAGAGAGGAGATGTTAATGGGGAAAGATACGCCATACTTAAAAGACATCGCAGCCGACCTGAAGGGCTGCGCACCCGTTTTAGAATCGTGGATAGTGGTCTCAAGTAGGGTATAGATACTTTTAAATTAGTTGATGATATAACCAATGATATAATAATAAAGTCATAGGATTTAGAATATTAAATAACTCATAAAAATCTTATTCACATTATTCAACAGTATTTAGTCGATTACCATCATAGACATCCTAAAATTTTCTTATGGTACTTCTAAATTACTATTTTACTCTAAAAGATAATGATATTTGAAGTGTGTTGTGAGAGACATGATTTCACCCAAAAAGTACGCTAAAGCAGCCAAGGTACTGCCTAAAGGATTCAAAACAGCCAATGAATTCTTTAACTATGTTTATAATGACCCGGACATGATCTGGATGGGTCAAAACACCAACCATCTCCATGATAAGGACGGGATCATGGAAGCTATGATGGCCAGCATCCGGGACAATGACTACTGCAAATACCCCCCACCAGAAGGCTTCCCACGCCTCAAAGAACTGGTAATGGAAGACTTGGGTTTGGGTAGTGAATATGATATCCTGATAACTGCAGGGGCCACAGAGTCGCTATATCTGTCTGCCAATGACATATTAGAACCAGAAAATAACACCATCACATGCGACCCAGGATACCTGATTATTGACAATTTTGCCAGCAGATTCGGGGACCATGTTAAATCAGTACCCATCTATAACCCAGAATGTGGTTATAAACTCACCCCTGAACTGGTAAGGGAGAATTTGGATAAGAAAACCAAACTGATATCCCTGGTTGATCCACTTAACCCTCTGGGATCATCCTACAACAAGGAGGAGAGAAAGGACTTCAAGGATATTGCTGAAGATCATGATATCTACCTGTTACATGACATCACCTACCGTGATTTTGCACGTGAACATGAACTCATGGCCAAAGTCTGTCCTGAGCACACCGTAACTGTGTACAGCTTCTCCAAGATCTATGGAATGGCTGGTCTGAGAATAGGCGCCATAATCGGGGTACCGGAAATAATCAACAGCATACGCTCCATAGTTATCAACGACCTGGGAACCAACCTGGTAGCTCAGAACGGTGCCATGGCAGCCATAGAATCCAAACCTAAATGGCTAGACCGGGTGAAAGGAATCACCCGCCAGAACCAGGACATCATCAAACAAGCTGTGGACCAAGTGGATGGAGCCCACATCGCAGTATACCCCTCTGATGGAAACATGATGGCCATAGACATGATCGACACAGGAGTCACACCCCGGGAAATGGCTGATTATCTCATAGAGCGTAAGATATTTGCCAGAGAAGGATCTTACACTAGTAAACTGTTTGGACACCGCTACCTCAGGGTGAGCTTCTCCATACCCACCACTCAGGTGGAATTCTTCGCAGAATGTTTCTTGGAAGGGATGGAAGCCCTTAACACTTCTAAATAATTTTTTTTATTCTTTTAATTTATTATTTTAACAAATAGTAATAAAAATAAGTTTTTCCTTCTTTTTATCT
It includes:
- a CDS encoding pyridoxal phosphate-dependent aminotransferase, with translation MISPKKYAKAAKVLPKGFKTANEFFNYVYNDPDMIWMGQNTNHLHDKDGIMEAMMASIRDNDYCKYPPPEGFPRLKELVMEDLGLGSEYDILITAGATESLYLSANDILEPENNTITCDPGYLIIDNFASRFGDHVKSVPIYNPECGYKLTPELVRENLDKKTKLISLVDPLNPLGSSYNKEERKDFKDIAEDHDIYLLHDITYRDFAREHELMAKVCPEHTVTVYSFSKIYGMAGLRIGAIIGVPEIINSIRSIVINDLGTNLVAQNGAMAAIESKPKWLDRVKGITRQNQDIIKQAVDQVDGAHIAVYPSDGNMMAIDMIDTGVTPREMADYLIERKIFAREGSYTSKLFGHRYLRVSFSIPTTQVEFFAECFLEGMEALNTSK
- the radB gene encoding DNA repair and recombination protein RadB, whose product is MSKILSNMKEKGKIPTSSPIDSLIGGGVEKGCITQFYGPPGSGKTNIALNLLVQNAKSGKNGIFVDTEGGLSIERVKQISGTDFSSLASNIIVFEPSTFTEQDTVLRRIEKMVESGEPVELIILDSAVALYRVRDGDSSQINLELGRQMGILTRIARKHDIAVVITNQVYASFEGEGMVEPVGGTILKYRSKIMVELERGDVNGERYAILKRHRSRPEGLRTRFRIVDSGLK
- a CDS encoding threonylcarbamoyl-AMP synthase; the encoded protein is MKIIKINAEIPEKEKIEKVLDVLRVGGTVVYPTDTVYGLGANIFSHKAVLNVYQMKKRSQDKPVSVCLASVEDIWKIALVNGKMRGFIQKILPGPYTLILNKKEHVPLQITGGTDKVGIRIPDNNICRELSREFPITTTSANLSGNPSPVSAQEAHRELDDHPDIIIDSGPSPGGLPSTVVDLTATPPRILREGAGMEKLFRCINKNL